In Nitrosomonas stercoris, the genomic stretch CGGTATCATGACTATGCTGGCAGAACATGCCATACCATTGCAAGGGCAGCACGCTGTTGTAGTGGGACGCAGTAATATCGTTGGCAAACCAGTTGCACTGATGCTCTTGGAAAAAAATGCCACTGTTACAATCTGTACCTCAAAAACCAAAAGATTAGCTGACCATACATGTCACGCCGATATCGTTGTAATGGCAACAGGCAAAGCAAACTTGCTCACCAGTGATATGATCAAAGCAGGTGCAACAGTGATCGATGTTGGTATCAATCGCCAGGCAAATGGTAAGCTTTGTGGCGATGTCGAATTTGCAGGTGTGAAGGAAAAAGCGGGCTACATTACTCCTGTTCCCGGTGGAGTAGGCCCCATGACCATCACCATGTTAATGCATAACACGATTGAAGCCGCTGAACAGACCAGACTCAGAACACAGATACACGCTTGATGCGACTATTCAATAACTTTGAACTCGTTTTGTAAACAAGGAGCAGATCGCAATATGGATCCACTGGATATTGATCCTCAGGAAACGCAAGAATGGCTGGACGCTTTGGAGACAGTGCTGACTCACGAAGGAGCAGAACGCGCTCACTTCCTGCTGGAGAAACTGGTAGAAAAAGCACGTCGTTCCGGCGCTTATCTGCCTTACAGTGCTAATACCGCTTATATCAACACCATTCCACCAGGCAAAGAAACACGTTCACCTGGCAATCATGCTCTGGAACGTCGCATTCGCTCCTATATTCGCTGGAATGCGGCGGCAATGGTGTTACGTGCTAATCGCCATACCAATGTAGGTGGACACATTGCCAGCTTTGCTTCAGCCGCCACTCTCTATGATGTGGGCTACAACCATTTTTGGCGCGCTACCAACGATCAGCAAGAAGGCGATCTGATCTATGTCCAAGGGCATTCTTCACCCGGTATTTATGCGCGTGCTTTTTTGCTGGATCAATTGACCAGCGAACAAATGGATAATTTTCGCCAGGAAGTAGACGATAGTGAAAACAGCTTGCCGTCCTATCCTCATCCCTGGCTGATGCCAAATTTTTGGCAATTTCCCACTGTTTCGATGGGCCTGGGCCCACTCATGTCCATCTACCAAGCGCGCTTCATGAAATATCTCGGCATACGCGGTCTCGCCAAAACCGAGGGACGGAAAGTTTGGGCGCTAGTTGGAGATGGTGAAGTAGACGAACCAGAAACTCTAGGAGCAATCTCGCTTGGCGCACGAGAAAAATTGGATAACCTGGTATTTGTTATCAACTGTAATCTGCAACGCCTTGATGGCCCTGTACGTGGCAATGGCAAGATTATTCAAGAACTGGAAAGTACTTTCCGAGGCGCTGGCTGGAATGTCATTAAGGTTATCTGGGGTTCTTATTGGGATCCTTTGTTAGCAAACGACACTAAAGGCTTATTGCAACAGCGCATGATGGAATGTGTTGACGGCGAATACCAAACCTTTAAATCGCGCGATGGTGCCTATGTGCGCGAGCACTTTTTCGGGAAGTATCCGGAATTGCTGGAGATGGTTGCCAATATGTCGGATGATGATATTTGGCGACTCAACCGAGGAGGGCATGATCCGCATAAAGTTTATGCCGCTTATAGCGAAGCAATGAAACACACCGGCCAACCTACCGTCATATTGACCAAAACAATTAAAGGTTACGGCATGGGTGAAGCCGGAGAAGCGCAAAACATCACTCACCAGCAAAAGAAAATGGGCACAACTTCGCTCAAGGCATTTCGCGATCGATTTGGATTACCCATTCCGGATGACAAAATTGATGAGATCCCTTATCTCAAATTTGAAGAGGGATCACCTGAATACAATTATATGCGTGAGCGCCAACAAGCAATGGGTGGATTCATTCATCACCGTCGACGCAAAGCAGAAGCATTACAAATTCCGCCGTTATCCGCATTTGAGAAGCTACTTCAAGCAAGTGGTGAAGGTCGTGAAATTTCCACCACCATGGCATTTGTTCGCATGCTTAATATCCTGGTGAAAGATAAAAACATCGGGAAACACGTAGTCCCTATCGTCGCTGACGAATCGCGTACGTTTGGTATGGAAGGCATGTTCCGTCAACTGGGCATCTGGTCCTCGGTGGGGCAATTGTATACGCCAGAAGATGCCGATCAACTGATGTATTACAAGGAAGATCGCAGCGGCCAAATTTTGCAAGAAGGAATCAACGAAGCAGGTGCCATGGCTTCCTGGATGGCAGCAGCTACCGCCTATAGCACACACAATGTGCAAATGATCCCTTTCTACATTTATTACTCCATGTTTGGTTTCCAGCGCGTAGGAGATCTCACCTGGGCTGCAGGAGACATGCGCTGCCGTGGATTTTTACTGGGAGGAACCGCTGGTCGCACAACATTGAATGGTGAAGGATTGCAGCACGCTGATGGCCACAGTCATTTGGCTTCCTCCACAATTCCTAATTGCATATCCTACGATCCTGCCTTTGCTTATGAATTGATCGTCATTATTCAAGACGGACTACGGCGTATGTATCAGGAGCAGGAAGACGTTTATTACTACATTACTGTAATGAACGAAAACTACTCACATCCAGCCATACCTGAAGGAGCGGAACAAAATATCCTAAAAGGCATGTATCTCTTCCGCGAGGGAACGCAGAAAAACAAACT encodes the following:
- a CDS encoding bifunctional protein FolD protein; this translates as MSATIIDGKLIANKLREQLKQRAQTLSETWMQPGLAVILAGDDPASRVYVRNKAKTCEALGIHSEVFNFSGDTTQATILQKIQDLNVNPKIHGILVQLPLPKHIRIDEVIASIAIEKDVDGFHPCNIGALATGNALFRPCTPFGIMTMLAEHAIPLQGQHAVVVGRSNIVGKPVALMLLEKNATVTICTSKTKRLADHTCHADIVVMATGKANLLTSDMIKAGATVIDVGINRQANGKLCGDVEFAGVKEKAGYITPVPGGVGPMTITMLMHNTIEAAEQTRLRTQIHA
- a CDS encoding pyruvate dehydrogenase E1 component; translated protein: MDPLDIDPQETQEWLDALETVLTHEGAERAHFLLEKLVEKARRSGAYLPYSANTAYINTIPPGKETRSPGNHALERRIRSYIRWNAAAMVLRANRHTNVGGHIASFASAATLYDVGYNHFWRATNDQQEGDLIYVQGHSSPGIYARAFLLDQLTSEQMDNFRQEVDDSENSLPSYPHPWLMPNFWQFPTVSMGLGPLMSIYQARFMKYLGIRGLAKTEGRKVWALVGDGEVDEPETLGAISLGAREKLDNLVFVINCNLQRLDGPVRGNGKIIQELESTFRGAGWNVIKVIWGSYWDPLLANDTKGLLQQRMMECVDGEYQTFKSRDGAYVREHFFGKYPELLEMVANMSDDDIWRLNRGGHDPHKVYAAYSEAMKHTGQPTVILTKTIKGYGMGEAGEAQNITHQQKKMGTTSLKAFRDRFGLPIPDDKIDEIPYLKFEEGSPEYNYMRERQQAMGGFIHHRRRKAEALQIPPLSAFEKLLQASGEGREISTTMAFVRMLNILVKDKNIGKHVVPIVADESRTFGMEGMFRQLGIWSSVGQLYTPEDADQLMYYKEDRSGQILQEGINEAGAMASWMAAATAYSTHNVQMIPFYIYYSMFGFQRVGDLTWAAGDMRCRGFLLGGTAGRTTLNGEGLQHADGHSHLASSTIPNCISYDPAFAYELIVIIQDGLRRMYQEQEDVYYYITVMNENYSHPAIPEGAEQNILKGMYLFREGTQKNKLQVQLLGSGTIFREVIAAADILEKDYQVTADIWSVTSFTELRREALGVSRWNLLHPEEPAKLSHVATCLQNRAGPVIASTDYMKIVADQIREFVPNRYCVLGTDGFGRSDTREKLRYFFEVDRHYVVVAALKALADEGKIPAAKVTQAIQTFAIDPEKPDPTKV